GCCATTTTGTACTATCACAGGCAAAGAGTAAAGTCCCGGCGCTTTCGTGACAGTGATGAAGACACCGAACAGCAGCGGAGGAGACGACGACGCCCAGCAATTccaaatacaaaataaataccAATATAAGGGCAGTCGCCTCGGCCTTTGACCATCCCAGCAAGAACCCGATGTAGATCAAAACACTTGTGCTGATAATGAATGCACTAGGTCCGAACAGGAGACAAGCTTCCAGTCTCGGCGTCGCCCTGGGTTCCTGAGGATGCAGAAGAGTCATTTAATGATGACATCTGACAATCGGAGAGGGCGACAAGAGAGTTTGTTTAATGAAGAGATCCGACACTTAAAGAGGGACAGAAGTGTTTTCTTAATGGCGACATCCGTAGATGGACTGACATCTGAATGCTGAATGAAAATAGTCAACTCTGCAATTGTATAATAGCCCGCCTAACGTATTATATCCAAATCTCAGCGCGATCTAAAAGAAGCAATTTGCTTGGATATAATTTCAAAAATACTGTACTTTGAGTGTCATTGAGTAGAATGAAACGAAAAAGGACATTTtcatgtactctcagcatcgtTGACTCATCTCTCATCTCCGCCTGTGGTCCCGTCTGGGACATAGGCCGCCGACCAGCTCTCTCCAGGCGTCTCGGTTCTGGGCGAGTCTCTCCAGCTGTCCCCACGTCTTGCCCATCTGCTTGGCGTCTGCATCCAAATCTCGGCGCCATGTGTTACGAGGCCGCCCTCTCTTCCTCTTTCCTTTGGGATTCCAAGTGAGGGATTGTCTTGCGATGTTGGTTGCAGGCTTTCGAAGGGTGTGGCCAATCCATCGCCAGCGTCTCTGAAGGACGTCTTGATCAACAGGCTGCTGCTTTGTACGCTGCCCCTTTCTTGGGGAGTTTGATGAGGTAGCCTTCCTTCCACTCTGCTGgtacttcttcttctttccaTATCTTGCAGAAGAGCGGGTAGAGGAGCTCCACACTGGTCTCGACGTCAGCCTTCAGCGCTTCTGCCGGGATGCTGTCGGGTCCTGCAGACTTGCCGTTCTTCAATTGCTTGATGGCGCTGCAGATTTCTTCCTTTGTGGGTGCGCAGCACTCAATTGGCAGGTCACTGTCAGCTGGCGGTATCTCCGGTGGGTTTGCAGGAGCTGGCCTGTTGAGTAGCTCCTGGAAGTGCTCGATCCACCTCTTCTTCTGTCCTTCTTCGTCTGCTATCACTCCTCCATTCTTGTCCTTTACTGGCCTCTCTGGCTTGGCAAACTTGCCCGATATTTTCTTGATGATAGAATACAGGTCCTTGGTGCTGTTCTGGTGAGCTGCTTCTTCTGCTTCTGTTGCCAGTGTCTCTATGTAGCTTCGCTTGTCTGCTCTGATGCTTCGCTTGACGACTCTGTTTACTTCTGTGTATTCTTCTTGTGCTTTCGCTTTCGTTGCTCTTGTTCTGCTGTTGTTCACCACTTCCTTCTTCTGTCTTCTTTCTTCTATCTTCTGTAGTGTCTCTGCTGATATCCATTCCTTGTGTGTGTACGACTTGGGGCCCAGTACTTCTTGGCATGTTGAGGTCACTGCTTCTTTCACTTTCTGCCACTTCTCTTCTATCGTCTCCTCTTCAAGCAGCTCTTCGAGGACCTGGAACTTGTTGGAAAGAGTGACCTTGAACTCTTCTTTCTTCTTGCTGTCTTTCAGCGTGATGGTGTTGTAGCGCTGGCGTTGGCTGGACCCCCTTGTCCAATTCTTCTTCAGCTTCAGCTTCAGCTTCAGCCGGGCGACGAGAAGATGATGGTCTGAAGCAACGTCTGCTCCTCGCTTGAGTATCGTTCTGTGGTGGAAAACACTCCCTCCGATGACCAGGTTGCTTGCGGCGCACAGGTCGGCGGACCTCTCCCCGTTGTCGTTCATCTCGCCTAGCCCCTGCTGCCCCATGATCTCCTCGTATCCTCGGTTGTCACTGCCGATCTTGGCGTTAAAGTCGCCCATTACTATGATGATGTTTCTCTTTGGTCTGTCTTGCATGATGGTCGTCAGTCTGTTGTAAAAGTTGTCCTTCTCCTCCTCTTCACTGTCGTTCGTCGGGGCGTAGCACTGGATGATGTCCATGTTGATCCTCTTCTTCTTGGTGTAGAAAGAGGCTGTCATGATCCGTGGTCCGTGCGCCTCCCACCCGATAAGCGCTCTCTGTGCTGACTTTGAAAGCATCAGGGCCACTCCCTGGGTGTGTGCAGCATCTTCCTGCTCGTGCCCCGAGTACAGCAGTAACTCGCCGGAAGTCAGTCGCTTCCGCCCGGAACCAGTCCATCTTGACTCGCTGATTCCTAGCACGGTGAGGTTGAACTTCCTCATCTATGCGGCCACTTGCGCTGTCTTCCCGGTCTCGTACATGGTCCGGACGTTCCATGTagcgatggtggtggtggtccTGGTGGAGGCGATGGTCTTCGGTCTGACGGCTTCCGGGTTCTGGCTTTCACCGCCCGACGTCATACACCTTCCAGCTGGAGGTCCATCTTCTCCCAGGACCGTGATGTCTGATGATTTTGCTGTTGGCGTTTCTGTAGCTAGGATTTTTTGACAGGGTGGGGTAGCTAGCCCCACGCCCAACCCTCCTCCTTTTTCAGCAGGGCTTGGGACCGTCCTTGGCGGAGTTGCATCGTTGACTACTATACAATATATAACCCAGGAAAAATAAGTATTTGCATTCACAAGTTGGCTCACAGACTGAGACTGACAATACACTACGCTAAAGCAACAGTGGCTACACTCTCACGAAAAATGGTAAAAACTCAAAGGCCATATGTGTAGTCTTATTCAAGCGATTATTTACTAATTATTAAAGCTTTAGATACGCTTACTTACAAACACACGGCGAAAAAAAGATCTCGGTGACGAAGCAAACGACGAGTACATTGCACTGGGAAGCAATGGCCACTGATGAAGGGCTTAGTGCCAGTTTGTACCAAGCTACTCACAGGCTTGTCATCTAGTACCTTTTTTATTCGCACGCCGGATGATAGCTCAGCTCACAGACGGATCGGATctcagattttttttgttatagaTTAAAGGTCAACTAGAACCGTAGAAGACGACTTAGGATCATTTCaaagttttaataaaaaatctgcgatcacccccccccccccccccctctctctctctctctctctctctctctctctctctctctctctctctctctctctctctctctctctctctctctctctctctctctctctctctaacGAGAGAAGAAGAAGTGGCCATGTCACAGTATGGGACTAAAAACAAATCTgctaaaatattaaatttaCATATCCAAATACTATATGCTGACAGCAGGACTAAGGCCAAGGAAAATAATTAATACTAAAATGAATTCCAAATAGTATACAAAATAGACTCTAACTAACTTTTTTTATCCCAAGCCTTGAAAACATTTGAAACATTCGTGATCACTGTAAGTACATGTGCAAAACATTCTTCAACTATGCAACGTTCAATACACATAGCTATAGCAAATCTAGTAGTATTGTAAGTCGCCGATTTTAGCACATAAGCTTATTTGCTAAATCAATCACAAGGCATGCGTATGGAACTTCGTTACTTTTCTATCATCGTACTCACACTTCAGAAGAAGACCCAATAATCCTAAATGACCTCCTTGAGCATATTCTAATTTGGCTTATTAGCTGGCATAACTCCTCTGGCAAAACTTTACATGTAATGACATTTTTTAGCTCAAGGGCTGCAGCGATACAAAGCCATAGGGTACGTTACCCGATCGCTCGATCGACGGTAAAACGTCTATCAAGTACagtggcggatctaggggtggggcggatctaggggtgggccgaGCGGGCCCCCGCCCCCCGTAttttgaaataacaaaaaatataaggaaatacacgaaaaaaaaaacattaatccgccccccccctcctttgtTGATACCCTTGCTTCGGCCCCCCAGTAAGAAATTGGAGAGGAGATTTGGGGAATCCTCCCTGAGTATTAGGGATGGGAGCGCAACACGCAATGCAGGCCGTTGCCCAATGCAGGGCGTTGGCTAGAAATAGAGCCTAGTTACCAACAAAAATGGATCAGACCATGTGCCATGTTATAACTTATAAATATTCAGATTATGTCTTTGAAACGTACTGATTGAGACGTGTATTTTTCTCGACGCGCGTACCCTGTGGTTCCTCCGGAATGGAAAATCCCGAACCCCGTTGAGACAAATTATATTACAAttaccaggcgcgtacccaggatggctaagggggggggggggggggtgcactgtgcaaccccctgtgtacgcgcctgattaCTTCAACCTGAAAACCACAGATTGGCTGGAGTATATTTTGAACCCGAATGAATCAATACTAaaggcccaaatagtcgtgatTGTAAACCagagaagaataaatacaacgcaccaaaaactggtatttgaCTCTGCCAAATATTCGTCTTTTATAAGACTGCCCAGACGAATTCTTATTAAAAACGacaatttggcagagtcgaataccagtgtTTGGTGCATTAAATCCGAATTAGTGGAGCTGACCAAGAGTGGCCTGGGGACGAGACTACCGTTTAACCAAATCAGATCTCCAAGGGGAACATCTATCTAAGAACCAATTTGATGAGCCTTTTTCATTTGACGACTCCCCTCCTTTACATGGGGGGGGGATTCTTTTCATTTCATAGCTGGCTACACAATTGTTCACCTTTAACTCAGTGCATCTCTCACTGCATTTGGGATATAATAATGGAAATGATATTTTACTGGCTCAAGGACTGCATGTTATGGGATGAGAATGTTTAAagttttgtttattaagctTATTAGTAGAGAGAACCCAGACTTCGTGGCTTAATCTTCCACTTGCCAAAGAAAAAGGCCAGAGGATCAAGTTTGTTTTGCAACAGGAGAACAATGAATGCATTGTTACTAAAATCATCATTCTTATATAAACAAATAGACTTCATTTGTTGTGAGTCTTTCCTATAATAATCTACCCATGACAGCATACCTTGTCAGGGATGTCACACTGCTTGACTGACAGGCTatgtacttttttgttcatgTCATGCATGCATTATTAGAGGACGGATGCAGTCAACAGAGATCACAGAAGGTACCATGAAAGGCTATGTAAATACAAAGAATCAAAATATGGCAGAACATGAGTTCTAATTGTCTTTGACTTACTGACAGAGATCACAGAAGGTACCATGAAAGGCTATGTAAATACAAAGAATCAAAATATGGCAGAACATGAGTTCTAATTGTCTTTGACTTACTGACAGAGATCACAGAAGGTACCATGAAAGGCTATGTAAatacaaacaatcaaaatatgGCAGAACATGAGTTCTAATTGTCTTTGACTTACTGGGCCTGGGAATTGGTTTAAtagcataaaaaaacattgaacCACTACAAAGGCAACAACACAAGCTTGCACATGTTCTATTCCGCAGGCACACTGACTTTTGCCAGCATTATATCAGGAAGAGGATAACAGAAGGCCTGAAATGTTGTCCTTTTCTAGACATAATGCCACCCAATAAATGTGTGTGAGCACAATTGAACATGGCCATAGGCATCCTATTGCAGGTGCTGTGGTCCTGAATCCATTATGTAGCAGGGAGGGATACAAAACACAACAGCAAATGAAGGTTGAAGGCCAATTTATTATACATAGGTTAAGGACACTTTAAGTCTCCTGCATTTCCCTCAGACGACGCACAGCACTCCTCACAGTGGCAGCAGCAGTGGTGCTGAGAAGAAAAAAGAGGTACACATGAGTAAAGATAATGAAGTAGAAATATGGAACTATAGGAAATTTGTATTAGGGTTTCACAACTTAGAAGTCATTAGACTATTTTTTCTTTGCACATGTTATGATTTTCGAATTTGGCCCAACAATGAACACATAAGTCCATATTCCATCTGCAATAAAGAAGACTTACATGGTTgtctaaaaaaaaggttgcaaGATTCCATGTCAGGCACATACataggggggtgcacagggtgtgcCCCCCTCTGCCGtggtggccaaaaagtgggtaataCTTTGCTTTTTCTGTATGATACCTGTGACTTTGCACCCCCCTAAGCCAATCCTGGGTTGCATGATACAGTCTAGTTGTCTCATggatatcaaataaataaataaaaccaatCAAATTTAATAGATCCAGAGCAATGAGTTGACGCTTTCACTGAGTTTTACAAGTTTGTTGTAACAAATTCTTTCTAAAATGTTCAAATTTAATTGAGAACCTGTATTTGAATATGCTAGTATTTGTTATCATTTTGCTATGAGATAATTCATAGATAAACAAATGCAGACTTTACCGTAAATGAATCAACTTTTTTTCTAGGATCGATTAATAACTTTGTATGTATTAATGCGTGAGCCAATTAAACTGAACTTGTTTTGTTGGGATCTTACCTAACAACCCATGCACCTCCGGCGATGGTCTTGCCACAGCCTTTACAATGCCAAATACCAACACACTTCCTCTTAAGGGTTTCCTAAAAGAAATGATGTATCTATTGACTAACCCAAGGTGGCTTGAAATGATCCAAATTCTGACACTACTACAACATAAAGCAGGAGAAGACAGAACTAAACAAAACATAGTAATTACAATACTTTAGAGTTCGCGCGATTACACACCTTTCCACAGAATACACATGTGTACTTGGAGTGCTGCTGGATTTCGATTTTCTTTATCATCTTCCTAAGCGAAGCACCATAGCGTGTGCCGTACTTTCCTGTAACCCCAACCTTCTTCGTTCTTTTGGCCTATAGAACAAAATATCTCAACAACGATTTTCTCCATTTTATACATCAAAAACAATGAATATAAAGACATGGGGTATAAGgcagataataataaaaacagcaGGATGAATCTTGATAGCCGATGGCAACAGAATTTTGAGATATTGAAAGATTTTCTCACCATGACTGCTTAGTTCGTACTCGAAGGCCAGAGAGAGAACCAGAGAGGAACATCCGGGACATTCGGAGGATTTTAGAGTGAGCCAGCTTTATAAAGCGGTTATACTCATCTGGGAATGCGCGTAGAGCGCCTGGTGAAATAAGTGTTCCCGCGtacttttgaaaacaattctaaaacaaaataacaaggTTTTGATGCCAAATCGCAGCTGTTTCACTGTAAAATGAGCAAGAAAAAGGATTCAGAAGGTAAATGATATGTATGGTTATTGAATAGTCACTTACTATACTGGCTCAAAGAGCATTAAACCTAGAGAAATCTAACTTAAATCCGTTTATGGCCGCGAATACGCCGATTCCTGATACCTCCTCCTATTTTTTGTGTAGCTGCCGATGCAGTGTTGTCATACCTTGTAAAAAATAACAGACCGTACAGTGCAGGTGAGTGCCATAAACACAAACAACAACTCAGAGCTTATtggcaatttaaaaaaaaatcatgctaATACATACTTGTGTTTTTGTGTTCATCAACAACAGTTGATATATTTACAAATCTGCACAAAGAATATGGGAAAACGGTGAGTACACTCACTCTCAGCACTGAAATGTTTGAGAAAAAGACATGGTGCAATGTTCTGCCAATCAATACTTTGAATGTGCAATGGCACAACAACTGACCAACTTTCAACACAAACCATGCAGATTATGCAACATGCCACGTTTTTCCAGCAATACTGATGAAAACACTAGGCTTGCTTTCAGAGGTGATGGTTGTTTTCGAGGGAGGGTACCTGGGTTTGACTTA
The sequence above is a segment of the Nematostella vectensis chromosome 2, jaNemVect1.1, whole genome shotgun sequence genome. Coding sequences within it:
- the LOC5521339 gene encoding 60S ribosomal protein L37a; the encoded protein is MAKRTKKVGVTGKYGTRYGASLRKMIKKIEIQQHSKYTCVFCGKETLKRKCVGIWHCKGCGKTIAGGAWVVSTTAAATVRSAVRRLREMQET